A genome region from Chloroflexia bacterium SDU3-3 includes the following:
- a CDS encoding PAS domain-containing protein, translating into MTDTTPADPNEDGTALHQRIAELEQQLSDAQQRLQIFQETIDSLPLLLYTTDRNEQIQIVNQPFAAWAQHSIGDLVGKKLDAIFPAALVGQWRADSQKVYQSNASTTSEQQIDSQGQVRSFRIQRTPLHGSDQQIYATTGTIFDITAQRQAEQALEQSQRILDGILKHAPTVIYVKDPSSKMLAVSSMYAHVLGRPVHEIVGKTEDQLFPAEVVRQWREKDRAIFAQRQPVQLDNVFEVDGEPRDFFSVQFPLYTADDQPYAICGISTDITSIRQAEREREQMQQTVIEAQQSALRDLSTPLIPIADGVVVMPLVGTMDSARAQQVMETLLEGVMRHQARTAIIDITGLPIVDTQVAAVLFQSARAVGLLGSEVVLTGIGPEVAQTLIGIGADLSSISTPGTLENGIAYALRKL; encoded by the coding sequence ATGACTGACACGACGCCCGCCGATCCCAACGAGGACGGGACAGCGCTCCATCAGCGCATCGCCGAGCTTGAGCAGCAGCTTTCTGATGCCCAGCAACGGCTCCAGATCTTTCAGGAAACCATAGACAGCCTTCCGCTCCTACTCTACACCACCGACCGTAACGAGCAAATCCAGATCGTCAACCAGCCATTCGCGGCTTGGGCGCAGCACTCCATTGGCGACCTTGTCGGCAAAAAGCTGGACGCGATCTTCCCCGCTGCCCTGGTCGGACAGTGGCGCGCCGATAGCCAAAAGGTCTACCAGAGCAACGCTAGCACCACATCCGAGCAGCAGATCGACAGCCAGGGGCAGGTGCGCAGCTTCCGCATTCAGCGCACGCCACTGCACGGCAGCGACCAGCAGATCTACGCCACCACGGGCACGATCTTCGACATCACCGCCCAGCGGCAGGCCGAGCAGGCCCTAGAGCAGAGCCAGCGCATCCTGGACGGTATCCTCAAGCACGCCCCAACGGTCATCTATGTCAAAGATCCCAGCAGCAAGATGCTAGCGGTGAGCAGCATGTACGCCCATGTATTGGGCAGGCCCGTCCACGAGATCGTAGGCAAGACCGAAGACCAGCTGTTCCCCGCCGAGGTGGTGCGCCAGTGGCGCGAGAAGGACCGCGCGATCTTCGCCCAGCGGCAGCCAGTCCAGCTCGACAACGTGTTCGAGGTCGATGGCGAGCCGCGCGACTTCTTCTCGGTGCAGTTCCCGCTCTACACCGCCGACGACCAGCCCTATGCGATCTGCGGCATATCTACCGACATCACCAGCATCCGCCAGGCCGAGCGCGAGCGCGAGCAGATGCAGCAGACCGTGATCGAAGCCCAGCAGTCGGCGCTGCGCGACCTCTCCACCCCGCTCATCCCGATCGCCGATGGCGTGGTGGTGATGCCGCTGGTGGGCACCATGGACAGCGCCCGCGCCCAGCAGGTGATGGAGACGCTGTTGGAGGGCGTGATGCGCCACCAGGCCCGCACCGCGATCATCGACATCACCGGGCTGCCGATCGTCGACACCCAGGTGGCGGCGGTGCTGTTCCAGTCGGCCAGGGCTGTTGGGCTGCTTGGGTCCGAGGTGGTGCTCACCGGCATCGGCCCCGAGGTGGCGCAGACTCTGATCGGCATTGGGGCCGATCTCTCGTCGATCTCCACCCCTGGCACGCTTGAAAATGGTATCGCCTACGCATTGCGAAAGCTCTAA
- a CDS encoding class I SAM-dependent methyltransferase — protein sequence MDTSTPIALPLSAQGYAAANEAFRQCWAADRDQVLSCLRAHLPTPSAHGLDILGIGVGDGSFDLQIIDCLQQHLGDMPMCYVALDPNEAQLRGFQANLARSPRPTVQFSFIAQPAEAYQPERQFDLIHFIHSLYHMPDHEQQLILGAYSRLRPGGRLLIALSSEQGGIYQMMQRHWGEIDYSFFTHGLFGHESLMDILNREGIRYEAARFPDVAIDVSACFQPGSALGQQLLDFIMQADMQRAPAELREHVLDTLHQLSYERGGRRWLAHPSGVFVASAPLG from the coding sequence ATGGACACATCCACCCCGATCGCGCTGCCGCTCAGCGCCCAGGGCTACGCCGCCGCCAACGAGGCCTTCCGCCAGTGCTGGGCCGCCGACCGCGACCAGGTGCTCTCGTGCCTGCGCGCCCACCTGCCCACCCCCAGCGCGCATGGGCTGGACATCCTAGGCATCGGCGTGGGCGACGGCTCCTTCGATCTGCAGATCATCGACTGCCTCCAGCAGCACCTGGGCGACATGCCCATGTGCTATGTCGCGCTCGACCCCAACGAGGCTCAGCTGCGTGGCTTTCAGGCCAACCTAGCGCGCAGCCCGCGCCCCACAGTGCAGTTCAGCTTCATCGCCCAGCCCGCCGAGGCCTACCAGCCCGAGCGGCAGTTCGACCTCATCCACTTTATCCACTCGCTCTATCACATGCCCGACCACGAGCAGCAACTCATCCTCGGCGCGTACTCCCGGCTGAGGCCTGGCGGCAGGCTGCTGATCGCGCTCTCCAGCGAGCAGGGCGGCATCTACCAGATGATGCAGCGCCACTGGGGCGAGATCGACTACAGCTTCTTCACCCACGGCCTGTTTGGCCACGAGAGCCTGATGGACATCCTCAACCGAGAGGGCATCCGCTACGAGGCCGCGCGCTTCCCCGATGTGGCGATCGATGTGAGCGCCTGCTTCCAGCCCGGCTCGGCCCTCGGCCAGCAGCTGCTCGACTTCATCATGCAGGCCGACATGCAGCGCGCCCCCGCCGAGCTGCGCGAGCACGTGCTTGACACGCTGCACCAGCTCAGCTACGAGCGCGGCGGGCGGCGCTGGCTCGCCCACCCCAGCGGGGTGTTCGTGGCCAGCGCCCCGCTGGGCTAG